AAGGATCAAACCCGTTACTCACCCATTTCATGGCCGAAATCGAAAAAAACAACCTTTTTGGAGATGTTATCGTCACCGGTTCCACCTGCGTCGGCCCCTGCCCCCTGGGCCCCCTGGTGATTGTCTATCCCGATGCCGTTTGGTATCAAAAGGTCTCCTCTCCGGCTGACGTGGCGGCCATCGTCAAAGAACATATTCAGGAAG
The window above is part of the Nitrospirota bacterium genome. Proteins encoded here:
- a CDS encoding (2Fe-2S) ferredoxin domain-containing protein, translated to MSGCEVYRWSCVLVCTNNRPPGHPRGSCGEKGSNPLLTHFMAEIEKNNLFGDVIVTGSTCVGPCPLGPLVIVYPDAVWYQKVSSPADVAAIVKEHIQEGKPVERLRFPDAMWG